The sequence below is a genomic window from Vibrio navarrensis.
CTTGAAAGCCTGCGGCTACTGAAAGTCGACATACTGGCGCTAGGCATGCTGACGGCGATCCGACGCTGCTTTCAATTGATTCAACATCACCATCACCGTACGCTTTCCCTCGCCAAGATCACCCGCCTGCAAGACGATCCTCAGGTGTACAAGATGATCCAACGTGCTGATACGATTGGTGTCTTCCAGATTGAATCACGTGCTCAAATGAGCATGCTGCCACGCTTAAAACCAGCCAATTATTATGACTTGGTGATCCAAATTGCGATTGTTCGCCCAGGGCCAATCCAAGGGGATATGGTCCACCCATTTTTAAAACGGCGGCGCAAAGAAGAAGCCGTGACTTACCCATCCAAAGAGGTACAAGCGGTATTAGAACGCACTTTAGGTGTGCCAATATTTCAAGAGCAAGTGATCAAACTGGCGATGGTCGCCGCAGGCTTTAGCGGCGGTGAAGCAGACCAGCTACGTCGTGCGATGGCCGCTTGGAAGAAAAATGGTAGCGTGTTCAAATTTAAATCGAAACTTATCAATGGCATGCTTGAGCGCGGCTATGAAGCGCAATTTGCCGAACGAATTTTTGAACAAATTTGCGGCTTTGGCGAGTATGGCTTTCCTGAAAGTCATTCTGCCTCTTTTGCGGTACTCGCCTACTGCTCCGCCTGGCTCAAACATTACTACCCTGCTGAATTTTATACGGCTTTACTCAACAGCTTACCGATGGGTTTTTACAGTGCATCACAACTTATTCAAGATGCGCAGCGACATGGTATCGAGGTGTTGCCTGTGTGCGTTAACGGCTCTGAAAAGCAGCACACTCTCGTACGTGTTGGGCAAAGGCCGCTTGCGATTCGCTTAGGGCTGAGTTTAGTCAAAGGGCTAAGCGAAGAAGGAATCCGTCGGCTGATCCAGCACCGCCCGGCACAAGGTTACCAGACGATTAATGCGGTCAAGCAGACACTTAATCACCAGCGAGATATGGAAAGTTTGGCGTCGGCCAACGCACTGCACAGCATTTCTGGAAATCGCTATCAGACTCGCTGGCAAGTGATGGACTCACTGAGCGACTTACCCCTATTTTCCAGCATGCTAAGTAGTGACCACTCGCTTCACTCCACGCCGAGTGACTACCAGAATTTGATTGAAGATTTTGCATCCACGGGCGTTTCTCTTGGCCAACATCCCATCACTATGTTGTCACGGGCCGGAATGTTGCCCAAATTCGTACGTTGTCAGGAGCTAAGCCAGCTTTCTCATCGCTCTGCCGTAACCGTCGCAGGTTTGGTAACGGGTCGCCAAGCACCGGGAACCGCGACGGGCGTTACTTTTGTCACCCTAGAAGATGATACTGGTAATATTAACGTGGTCGTTTGGCAAGCCACTGCAAGAGCGCAAAAGCACGCTTATCTTTCTGCAAAGGCATTGATGGTGAAAGGCATTTTAGAAAGAGAGGGCGAGGTAATTCATGTAATTGCAGGCAAGCTCATCGACCTGACACCACATCTGGCAGAACTGAGTACTCACTCGCGTGACTTTCACTAATCCATATCTCGCGGCGAAGACACTCTTTTTGTACCTAAGAAACATGCATCAAAAAAGGAAGCGCTCGCTTCCTTTCTGGTGATGTGCAACAAATCTGAGGCACTTATAGGATTTCTCGCAAGCGGTCTTGCGCGACTTCCACCAGCAAGTCTGGTTGGAACTTGGAGATGAAGCGGTCACAACCCACTTTCTTCACCATGGCTTCATTAAAACTGCCACTGAGTGATGTGTTTAAGGTGATGAAGAGTTTGGCCATTCTTGGATCGCTTCGCACTTCGTGTGTCAGCTTATAGCCATCCATTTCCGGCATTTCGGCGTCGGTAATCATCAACAGTAACTCTTTGGTCAAGTCCTTGCCTTCATCACACCAGGATTTCAATAATCTCAGTGCTTCGAGGCCATCACGGCACTCAATAATATTCAGACCGAGCTGCGAAAGTGTATCGCGGATCTGATTACGCGCGGTTGAAGAGTCATCCACAACCAACACATTGCGCCCAACCATGTTTTTGACCAGTTTCTCATCAAGCACTTCCTCTGAGATGGACACGTCGTAGTCGACAATTTCCGCCAACACTTTTTCCACATCGATGATTTCGACAATCTGTGTTTTGTCGCCCTCTTTCACTTGCGTAATGGCGGTGAGGTAATTGCTGCGTCCGGACGTTTTTGGCGGCGGCTGAATTTCGGTCCACGCGGTGTTAATAATGTTGCGTACCTGTCCTACCAAGAAGCCTTGTACCGTACGGTTATACTCCGTAATGATCAGGTTTTCTTCTTGACCAGCCATTTGCGAAGGTGGAAAACCGATAGAGCGTCTAAGATCAATGACAGGCACAGGCTCACCACGCAACGATGCAACACCGCGAATGTTGTAATGCGCGCCAGGCAGTTTAGTGAGAGGAGGCACTTTCATCACCTCTTTCACTTTAAACACGTTGATTGCAAATAACTGACGGCTATTCAAACTGAACAGCAAAAGCTCCAGACGGTTTTCGCCGACCAGATTGGTTCGCTGGTCTACAGTATTTAAAACTCCAGACATACAACATCCTAAATGGGTTAAAACTCTATTAAAAATAGCCTAAAAAATGCAAGCCATAGCAAAAGTACATGAATGAAAAATAGATAGCAATCAACTTGCCTGATTTGGGATAAGCAGCTCACTAAACCTGGCGTAAGAGCAATAGCGAGATGCGAGAGAATTGAAATTTCATAACAACAGCATTGGCCTGACGCTTATTCAGGCCAAAATGGGTCGTTAACCTTCGACGACCTTCATCAGCAATAAACCATCGTAAAGCGCCTGTTTAATTAACGCTGCCCCGGGCATGGTCGCCTGCTTATAAAAGCGTGATTCGACTAACTCAAGATCTTGGTGATAAACGGGCAAGCTCTGCTCTTCAATACATTGGCGAATCGAGGGATACAGTACGTCTTTGGCTTGGTTAATGACTCCGCCAATAAGAATTTTTTCTGGGTTAAATAAGTTAATGACGATAGCAATCGCTGAGCCCAAATAGCGGCCAAGTTTTTCAATCACAGCGACACACAGCGGATCGCCATTCGCCGCCGCTTCACAAACGCTCTCAATGGTGATCTCTTCCATGCCAGACAAAATGGATTCTTCTCCCTGAGCGATACGTTCAAACACCTCTTGGCGTATGGCTTGTGAACTGGCCACCGTCTCTAAACAGCCTCGGTTTCCACAATGGCACTGACGGCCGTTGGGATCTATCTGAATATGACCCAACTCACCAATGTTGCCATGCCGTCCTTGCAGTACTCGACCGTCTAGGATGATCCCAGCGCCAAGACCGTGGTGAATCGAAATCAATACGGAGTTCTCATTTTCTTGCGAGTGACCAAACAACTTTTCGGCCAACGCCCAAGCGCGGGTGTCATTAGCGATAAAAACAGGTAATCCGGTGGCCTTATAGATTTCAGGGCCCAATGCGAGATTTTCAACATTGTAATGGGGCATTTGCAGCACAATGCCTTGCTCAGAATTGACCAAGCCAGGTAGCGTAATCGCGATACTGGTAACGCGATCGAGCTGCTCTGCATACGTTTGAAAGAATTCTTCGATTTCGTGTAGAAGGCGGGCTAACACATCCTCTTGATCGCGTTCATGAATATCGATTTTGGTATCAATAAGCACTTCGCCGCCCAACTCGTGGAGTGCAATCGTCAGATAGCCGCGGCCTAACCGCATCGAGAGAAATTGCCAACCGGCGTTATTTACCTGAAGCCCAACCGCCGGGCGCCCACGACTGGTCGCTTCCTGCACTGTTGTTTCATGCACAAGATGCGCTTCGATCAACTCGCGGGTGATTTTTGTGATGCTCGC
It includes:
- a CDS encoding chemotaxis protein CheV is translated as MSGVLNTVDQRTNLVGENRLELLLFSLNSRQLFAINVFKVKEVMKVPPLTKLPGAHYNIRGVASLRGEPVPVIDLRRSIGFPPSQMAGQEENLIITEYNRTVQGFLVGQVRNIINTAWTEIQPPPKTSGRSNYLTAITQVKEGDKTQIVEIIDVEKVLAEIVDYDVSISEEVLDEKLVKNMVGRNVLVVDDSSTARNQIRDTLSQLGLNIIECRDGLEALRLLKSWCDEGKDLTKELLLMITDAEMPEMDGYKLTHEVRSDPRMAKLFITLNTSLSGSFNEAMVKKVGCDRFISKFQPDLLVEVAQDRLREIL
- the mlc gene encoding sugar metabolism global transcriptional regulator Mlc, giving the protein MYMAQPGHIDHIKQINAGRVYKLIDLKGPISRIDLSKESQLAPASITKITRELIEAHLVHETTVQEATSRGRPAVGLQVNNAGWQFLSMRLGRGYLTIALHELGGEVLIDTKIDIHERDQEDVLARLLHEIEEFFQTYAEQLDRVTSIAITLPGLVNSEQGIVLQMPHYNVENLALGPEIYKATGLPVFIANDTRAWALAEKLFGHSQENENSVLISIHHGLGAGIILDGRVLQGRHGNIGELGHIQIDPNGRQCHCGNRGCLETVASSQAIRQEVFERIAQGEESILSGMEEITIESVCEAAANGDPLCVAVIEKLGRYLGSAIAIVINLFNPEKILIGGVINQAKDVLYPSIRQCIEEQSLPVYHQDLELVESRFYKQATMPGAALIKQALYDGLLLMKVVEG
- a CDS encoding error-prone DNA polymerase; translation: MLYAELFCQSNFSFLTGASHPEELVLQADFLRYHAIAITDECSLAGVVRAHTAIKEHQLSIRQIVGSMFWLSGECQCLLLCPDRLAYAELCRIITNARRRCTKGEYQLSEWDLMSAKHCLILWLPCGKSRDLHWGRWLQRYHTSRLWIGLQRHLHHDDQTYREHCLSLAKELNLPITACGGVLMHHSERLPLQHTLTAIRQGCTVEELGADRLTNAERSLRDAGKLQKLFKAEWLAESVQIAKRCTFSLDELRYQYPSELIPDGFTPDGYLQHLVHAGKYRRFPNGVPAHIEETISKELALIKELQYAFFFLTIHDIVMFAKRQNILYQGRGSAANSIVCYCLEITSVDPRQISVLFERFISKGRNEPPDIDVDFEHERREEVIQYVYRKYGRERAAIAATVITYRFKSALREVGKALGLEETQLEFFIKNINRRDRSLGWQAQIVELGLKPDSLKGQHFIHLVNEIIGFPRHLSQHVGGFVISAGPLYELVPVENAAMPERTIIQWDKDDLESLRLLKVDILALGMLTAIRRCFQLIQHHHHRTLSLAKITRLQDDPQVYKMIQRADTIGVFQIESRAQMSMLPRLKPANYYDLVIQIAIVRPGPIQGDMVHPFLKRRRKEEAVTYPSKEVQAVLERTLGVPIFQEQVIKLAMVAAGFSGGEADQLRRAMAAWKKNGSVFKFKSKLINGMLERGYEAQFAERIFEQICGFGEYGFPESHSASFAVLAYCSAWLKHYYPAEFYTALLNSLPMGFYSASQLIQDAQRHGIEVLPVCVNGSEKQHTLVRVGQRPLAIRLGLSLVKGLSEEGIRRLIQHRPAQGYQTINAVKQTLNHQRDMESLASANALHSISGNRYQTRWQVMDSLSDLPLFSSMLSSDHSLHSTPSDYQNLIEDFASTGVSLGQHPITMLSRAGMLPKFVRCQELSQLSHRSAVTVAGLVTGRQAPGTATGVTFVTLEDDTGNINVVVWQATARAQKHAYLSAKALMVKGILEREGEVIHVIAGKLIDLTPHLAELSTHSRDFH